One window of the Triticum dicoccoides isolate Atlit2015 ecotype Zavitan chromosome 3B, WEW_v2.0, whole genome shotgun sequence genome contains the following:
- the LOC119278828 gene encoding 60S ribosomal protein L38-like, with translation MPKQIHEIKDFLLTARRKDARSVRIKRTKDAVKFKVRCSRYLYTLCVHDTDKANKLKQSLPPGLNVQEV, from the exons ATG CCGAAGCAGATCCACGAGATAAAGGACTTCCTGCTGACGGCGCGGCGGAAGGACGCGCGGTCGGTGCGGATCAAGAGGACCAAGGACGCCGTCAAGTTCAAGGTGCGCTGCTCCAGGTACCTCTACACCCTCTGCGTCCACGACACCGACAAGGCCAACAAGCTCAAGCAGTCCCTCCCCCCAG GTTTGAACGTCCAGGAGGTTTAA